The window GCGGTCAAGTGGCAGGTGCGCTCCATCTTCAGCGATGACGAACTACGCTGCAGCGAATTCTTCTACTCCTGGCAGAAACGATTTTACTCAAAACTTCTACCAAGAGAAAAGACATTATAAATTCAGCAAATCTCTCATTCCAAACCCTTCGCATTCGGCCTCacatctccagcatcttcCAGCTACATCACGATTAGCAGCTGACACCACACATCGCAGAAATGCACGACCTCGAAAAGTCAAGAGATCAAGAAGGGCCTGGAAGCCCTTCCCCGGGACTCCTCACGCCTCAAGATGCACCAACCGAGTCCAAATCTACCTACAGCCCATTCCAATCCATCGCTTGGATGGTCGTCAACACCCTGGCCACAGTCGGCATAGCAAGTCATCCCTCAAAAGAAGGCATCTTTGGGACTCTACTAACAGCATCGTCTACAGGTCTTCACCAACAAGGCCATCTTTTCGGAACCCCGATGGAAGCAGTGCCAGCTCACCTTCGCCGCCATGCATTTCCTCATGACCTGGTTCACGCTTTTCATACTGTCTCGATCACCAATTGGCGTCTTCGTGCCTCGTCCGGCCCTCGTCTGGCACATCATGCCCCTGGCTACGGCAATGTGCTTCAACGTCATTCTTCCAAACCTGTCGTTAGCCTACTCCACGGTCACGTTCTACCAGATAGCTCGAATACTGCTTACACCAACGGTTGCCATCATGAATTTCACCTTGTATCACGAAGTGCTTCCGAAAGGCGCCATGCTCTCGTTGATACCAGCTTGTCTGGGAGTAGGCATGGTCACGTACTACGATTCTATCCCAACAGACAATCAAACTATCAAAACCACTTCTACCTTGGGAATTATATTCGCCTTCACCGGCATCTTTGCATCGTCTCTGTATACAGTCTGGATTGCCGCCTACCATAGAAAGCTCAACATGAACAGCATGCAGCTGCTCTACGTCCAAGCACCAATGGcttgtcttctcctcctcttctccattccCTTTTTTGATCAATTTCTTGTACCAGCGCATATACCATCTTCCTTGAACAAGGAGATGCTTGTCATTTCAGTATGCTCCTTACTCTTTCTGTTTGTGCTTATGAATTTGAACTAACATTTCCAGTCAATGGTGTTTGCTTCACTCGTCAACATCTCTCAATTCTTTATAGTGGCACAGACCGGCCCCGTTTCCAGTACAGTTGTCGGCCACATCAAGACCTGCACCATCGTAGGGCTGGGATGGATCTTGTCTGGCCGTCCAATTAGCGATAGGTCGGCGCTTGGAGTTGTTGTTGCGATAACAGGGATCGCCATGTAAGTACCGCAACTAACCTAGAGGACAGGCTTATATCCAACAAAGCTAACATATTAGGTACTCATTCATCATGTTGAAGCACAAGATGCAGAAAAGTGCTGGATGTAGAGTCGCAGCCACAGCGAAAATGTGATATCGAGGTCATTGCGGGCAAATGATTTGTTATTAGATGAATCTATCAACGAGAAAACTCTTGTAAGCATCCAAGTGTATAGACAACTGTAACGTAAAGAGACATAAAAGATTACAGATAACGCCGCTTCAGTGATAAAAGTGAGTTTACAGATTGAAACGCTTCCgatccttctccatcttggacTTCCACTCCCACTGAATGGCATCATCACCCTCACTTCCCGCTCGTCCAACTCCCTTGTCTACACGTCTCAGCTTCAACGTAAACCGCGGACCCAGCTCCTGCAATCCCGCTCGGATAGCTTCAACACCCTTGAGCGGGTTGCCCTCCGCATCAACGACGCTCTTCTCCGTCGCACGCTTATCACGGAACACGTATCTGAAACGCCTTACAAAGATGTAATCTCGCTGGTTGTGCAATGCGGTGACCTGCCGGCCCTCAAATTCTGGTCGAGGCGGGAACATTGTCTGGAAGAGCTTTGCCGCAAGGAGACCCAGCGGCGTCTTGAAGTTGTTCAACAGCAGCTCCGGGTAATGGTTCGTAGGGTTACCGTGGCCGGGaagcttcttgccctcgATCCAGTTGGAGATTGAAAAGTGGAATGTCGGTCCCTTGGGGAGATGCACGACAGAAAGACCCGTGGGCTTCTTCTGGTCCTCCTTCATGAGAATAACGGCAGTGTAGCCTCGTTCGGCGGAGAATTTGCAGATTTCGCGGAGAGAGTATTTGTGGCCGTAGCGGTGGGATGATCGCGGGACGTAGTTGCTGTTGGGGAAGAGAGTGGTGAGGATGTGCGCCTCGTCATGGAGGGTGGAGTTGAGAGAGGTGGTGACGAGGATCTTTGGTTCGGGGGGGAGGTTCGTCGGTGAAGAGCGAGGGGAACTTGAGAGCCAGCGACGTCGGCGTGAGGTCGAGATTCGTGCTTGTTGTTGAGGGAGCAATGCTGGGAACTCTCtgggctctcttctctcgctgtCTCTCCAATCTAGCCTCTCGcgcttcctcatcctcctcctcgtccgaATCCAGCATACTGTCATTATCGTCaccctcgtcctcgtccatcttctccgccgcCTCAACGGCCGCTCGCTCTTCAGCCTCGACCTGCTCCAtgcgtctcttcttcaattgCTCAAGATCGACCACGGCGCCGAGGCTGTCATCATCTACATCATCCCAAACTCGCTTATGCTCCAAGGTTCGCGGCACATTTTTCGTAAGACGGGCCGCCTTGAGCTCTGGGTTccggctctcttcttttctgcgaCGGTGTCGCTCCTCGTGGCGTTCTTTGCCGGATGCTCTCTTGTGGGCGACAAACAGCTCTTTGCGCTTCTGCTTGTTGGCAATTTTGAGCGACTGGACAGGGGGTTTTGAGAACCCCATCGTGACTGCGCTTCGGTTGTCGAATATCGCGAGGTTTGGCTGGGAGAATGGCGGGTTGTAAAATTCAAGACAGAGGGTCGCATTGGCAGAACCAGTTGTTAGAAAATTTTAGCGGGTACTGGGAATTTTTTACTGCGTCCACGGTACTTTGATAAGACTTTGATTAGATAAAGGGTTTATCCACATTGTGTAATTGGACACAGTTCTCATTAATATGGGTCAAAAAGCTCTAAACTCACGTCTGGGGCGTCTAGATGAACAGAAATAAACTTGAAAAAAAGTTTTGAAGATTGTCTTATCGCTCGCAGATGAAGCCGCGCCCGCATCGTGTATCAAATCCAAATCCGACTTTTCCCCCTCGCCTCGGTCAATCTCTCCCAAATCTGGGACATCACAAAGCGACAATGGCGATCAACGGCACCAAAAGGAGAAAATTGGCCCACGACTCCTCGGACGACGAGGCGCAAGCCACGGCATCCAGGAAGGTCCAGAAAGACTTCTTCAAGCAGGCGTCAAACTGGGACCTCGAAGACGATTACGCATCTCGCCGCcgcaagagcaagaaggccGACAAGGAGAGCACAAAGCTGCCAATCAAGACGGCCGACGGCCGATTAGAGATCCTCCGCGAGCtcgagaaggaggaggaccTGGTATCCGTCGAGAGCGACACGGAATGGCTCGAGGGCCGAGAGGACGACATCGAGTCAGAGGTCGAGGAAGAGGTGCAAGAGGAGGCGCCCACCGTCTCCGAGGCCCAGCAGATACGAGAGGCACAGGAAGAGCTGGCAAAGCTGGCCACATCACTCAGCGAGGACCCCGAGGAACATGTTGGCTCGCTCAAGaccattgctgccattggcgagTCGCAGATCCCGGCCATCCAGATGCTGGCTCTCATGACGCAGATGTCGGTTTACAAAGACATCATCCCCGGATACCGTATCAGACCTGCTAGCGAAAACGACCCAGCGGAAAAGGTCTCCAAGGATGTGCGCACGCTGCGGCAATATGAACAGGCCTTGGTGCTTGGCTATCAAAACTACGTAAAGGAGCTGGCCCGGTGCGCCAAGCTGGACACAAACCCCGTAAAGGGAAGACAAAGCGTTGCGGGCATTGCCATCACATGTGCCTGCACCCTGATAGCTGCGGTTCCGCACTTCAACTTCCGTTCCGACCTTTTGCGCATCTTGGTGAACAAGCtgagcaggaagaagattgatGGCAGCTCCGTCAAGTGCCTTAAAGCGCTAGAGACGCTGTTCcgcgatgatgaagacggcaagCCAACAATGGAGGCTGTTTCACTGCTATCAAAAATGATGAAGGCTCGGGAGTACGAAGTGGACGAGAGCGTCGtcaacctcttcctcagcctccgcctcctctccGAGTTCGCCGGCAAAGCCTCACAAGACGCAGTGGAGCGAACCACCAccttcaagaagaagaagtgggaATACCGCTCCAAGAGAGAGcgaaaggccaagaaggagcaaAAGTCTCTCGAGAAGGATATGGCCGCCGCAGACGCCATGGTCGACCACGAGGAGCGAGACAAGATGCAGTCCGAGACGCTAAAGCTCGTCTTCGCAACCTACTTTCGCATCCTGAAGATGCGCGCCCCTCATCTCATGGGAGCCGTCCTCGAGGGCCTAGCCAAGTACGCCCATCTGATCAACCAGGACTTCTTCGGCGACCTGCTCGAGGCACTCAAGGACTTGATCCGCcacagcgacgacgacgccgacgccgatCTCGCTGCTCAAAacgaggacgacgacagcGTCTCCATGCGAAACCTGACGCGTGAGGCCCTCCTCTGCACCGTCACGGCCTTTGCCCTCCTCGAAGGCCAAGACGCCCACAACTCTCGCAACAACCTCCATCTCGACCTCACCTACTTCACAACCCACCTCTTCACCTCCCTCCTCAACCTCTCCGTCCACCCGGATCTCGAACTCACAAAGATGGCCAACACCACATCCACCACCTCCAAGATCAACGTCCAGACAACCACCGTCCTGCTCCTCCGCTCCCTAACCGCCATCCTGCTGCCCGCCTGGAACATCCGCTCCGTGCCGCCCCTGAAGCTCGCCGCCTTCACCAAGCAGCTCATGACGGCCGCTCTACAGCTCCCCGACAAGTCCTGCCAGGCTACACTAGGCCTGCTCAACGACATGGCGCACACCCACGGTAAGAAGATTGCCAGTTTGTGGAATACAGAGGAGCGCAAGGGTGATGGAAAGCACAATTCGCTCAGTGACACGGTCGAGGGTAGCAATCCGTTTGCCGCGACAGTGTGGGAGGGTGAGCTTCTGAAGAAGCATTTTTCGCCCAAGGTTAGAGAAGGGGCGAAGCTGCTAGTAAAGACTTTGCCCTCATAATTTTAATTCAATGTATAGTGGggagatgagaaagaaaagcgTTGATTTAGATGAGCAATTGGGTATATAATCTGCATGACTGCACCGCAGTGGCAATAAATGCCGAGACAATAGACCGCTGAAATTATTACGCTCCTCTCTGAGCTCGCTCTGGCAAATCGTCATAAAGCGATCATCAAAACCTATAGTAATTCGATTCGCGTATCATGCCGACCCAAAATGATTATGGATAATCTTATCCATAGAGCATTGACGTCCTTGCGCTTCCTCATGCCTAATACCACAAAATAGCTGAAGTAGCAAAAGCTTCTATAGTCGTCATTATGCCCACATCGAACCCGATAGCCCCTTTATTGACTTTTTCATGGAGGAACTATCCTCTCCATTTGTATCCATAGCCTGTCCTAGATCTTGGTTACGCCTTGGCACAAAGACTGGGGCAACAGGAGAGAGTTTGCGTGAATGCGTATAAGCAGGGCCACTGCTTGGCTCAACGTCAACGCCAACGTCAATGTCACCGTCAACGTCAACCTCCGGACTCTGGGGACCAGCTTTGGTGTCGTTGGCCTTCACATCGGTGACCTTTGCATTGTTGATCTTTGCGTCGCTTGCTTTCATCTCACCACTATTTCGCGCTTCATCAgcttccttggccttcttctcttgtgcCGTATGACGAGGGCACGTTTTTCCATGTTTCCCTAGCACATATTAGCTcatttacttaattaaagTACATTCGTGCTAAAAGCTTACCTTGTCCATCGAGCTCCCGGCAGGTACATTGACGGCTGCTAGATTTGACGTTTTCTTTGACAGGTGGAGTGTCAAGAGTGGGCGTTCCTGGATCGTTTAGGTCTGCCTTGGATAACGCCTCGGTCAATGTGTCAATCTCTTGGCCAATAGTCGGCTTTTTGTCTAGTATGGCGTAGAAAGCATCAAGGATATTCTCCAACTGGCCATTGCCAGAGGATCGTGGTGGAGTGGACAAAGGCTCAGGCTTCGCTGTTCCTCTATTGCTGTTCTTGCCGGCTAAAGAGTTTTTCTGAGATTCTTGGGCAGCGACGGGGACGGGTTTTCCAGCAACTTTCTGATCCTCTAAAGAGAAGAGTCAGCAACTGTAGTATTCCATGCATTGATAGCTGTCTAGCCGAGCCAGCTTACTTGGTTGATCAGATTCAGCCTTGGCACCAGAGGAGATCAAGAAATCTCTGCCCAAATTACCGATGACGGGACGGCATTCAGCTCTTCCAGTCGCAAAGTCTCCAGAAGCACCGTAATTTCGCCTGCTTGGAGGCGGAGCCAAAGGGCGAAGTGGAGGCACAGAGGGCGTGAAGTTTTGGCGCGGCGGTGCTGCGTCTTGGCCATACCGACTCTGCTGTCTTGGTTGATACGGTTCAAAATACTCTTTTCTGCCCCCTAGgccaccgcctccagctctaTTCTTCCCACCTCCCTTTGCTCTTGAAAAGCTCTGGGCAAGCTCGATGGCcgccttcatcatctccgGATCGTTGTATCCGCTCATTGTGCCGGAGGAAAGTTCAAAACGGGTGGAATTAGGAGCAAATCCAGCGTCAAAATCCACTGCTGTCGCATCTGCAGTGCtgcaaagaggaagaatcaGGAAATGTGGATGTGAATGTGAATGCGAATAGTGTTGgaaaagtgaagaagaagagacggaAGCAAGTGACTGGCGGCAGCGCGGAAGGCGTGACAGCCGCCGCTTGTGTGCGTGTAGAGAAGTGAATTTGGCAACTGGCAGCAGGTGTTGATATGCACGGGCAATTTCTCTATGCGCATCAGGATAAAAGCAGTGAATGCGCCTTGAACACCTGCATCAAGGACCCATCTGGAGTATCTGCAGCAACCCTGCAGAGCCACTTTGTGCAACACGTCAGACCCGACGGTGCCATGCAAATTCAGATGCGTGGGGTGTGTAATAACATGATACTAGACGGGCGTATTCAGACGAGGATATAGCAA is drawn from Trichoderma atroviride chromosome 7, complete sequence and contains these coding sequences:
- a CDS encoding uncharacterized protein (TransMembrane:9 (o40-58i70-87o99-119i131-149o155-176i188-210o222-246i258-278o284-304i)), yielding MHDLEKSRDQEGPGSPSPGLLTPQDAPTESKSTYSPFQSIAWMVVNTLATVFTNKAIFSEPRWKQCQLTFAAMHFLMTWFTLFILSRSPIGVFVPRPALVWHIMPLATAMCFNVILPNLSLAYSTVTFYQIARILLTPTVAIMNFTLYHEVLPKGAMLSLIPACLGVGMVTYYDSIPTDNQTIKTTSTLGIIFAFTGIFASSLYTVWIAAYHRKLNMNSMQLLYVQAPMACLLLLFSIPFFDQFLVPAHIPSSLNKEMLVISSMVFASLVNISQFFIVAQTGPVSSTVVGHIKTCTIVGLGWILSGRPISDRSALGVVVAITGIAM
- a CDS encoding uncharacterized protein (BUSCO:EOG092D15YH), whose translation is MAINGTKRRKLAHDSSDDEAQATASRKVQKDFFKQASNWDLEDDYASRRRKSKKADKESTKLPIKTADGRLEILRELEKEEDLVSVESDTEWLEGREDDIESEVEEEVQEEAPTVSEAQQIREAQEELAKLATSLSEDPEEHVGSLKTIAAIGESQIPAIQMLALMTQMSVYKDIIPGYRIRPASENDPAEKVSKDVRTLRQYEQALVLGYQNYVKELARCAKLDTNPVKGRQSVAGIAITCACTLIAAVPHFNFRSDLLRILVNKLSRKKIDGSSVKCLKALETLFRDDEDGKPTMEAVSLLSKMMKAREYEVDESVVNLFLSLRLLSEFAGKASQDAVERTTTFKKKKWEYRSKRERKAKKEQKSLEKDMAAADAMVDHEERDKMQSETLKLVFATYFRILKMRAPHLMGAVLEGLAKYAHLINQDFFGDLLEALKDLIRHSDDDADADLAAQNEDDDSVSMRNLTREALLCTVTAFALLEGQDAHNSRNNLHLDLTYFTTHLFTSLLNLSVHPDLELTKMANTTSTTSKINVQTTTVLLLRSLTAILLPAWNIRSVPPLKLAAFTKQLMTAALQLPDKSCQATLGLLNDMAHTHGKKIASLWNTEERKGDGKHNSLSDTVEGSNPFAATVWEGELLKKHFSPKVREGAKLLVKTLPS
- a CDS encoding uncharacterized protein (EggNog:ENOG41), whose product is MSGYNDPEMMKAAIELAQSFSRAKGGGKNRAGGGGLGGRKEYFEPYQPRQQSRYGQDAAPPRQNFTPSVPPLRPLAPPPSRRNYGASGDFATGRAECRPVIGNLGRDFLISSGAKAESDQPKDQKVAGKPVPVAAQESQKNSLAGKNSNRGTAKPEPLSTPPRSSGNGQLENILDAFYAILDKKPTIGQEIDTLTEALSKADLNDPGTPTLDTPPVKENVKSSSRQCTCRELDGQGKHGKTCPRHTAQEKKAKEADEARNSGEMKASDAKINNAKVTDVKANDTKAGPQSPEVDVDGDIDVGVDVEPSSGPAYTHSRKLSPVAPVFVPRRNQDLGQAMDTNGEDSSSMKKSIKGLSGSMWA